TTCTTCCTGCGACAACTCGGCCGGATGATGAAACGGCGTGCGCTCACGCGCCACGCGCGGCCGGGGATGGCGTTTCCGATACACGCCGGCGCGGGATCTCCCGAGGATCCGGCACGCGTGCTGCGTGCCGACGGCGGCTTCCAGGCCGGGGAAATACTCATCGAGGGCCTGGTTCAGCTCTCGTCGGAGTCCGCGCTGCTTGAGATGTTCTCCAGCAGCGCGAATGCTTTTCCCGCGATGTCCAGCGCTGTCCTGGTCTTTCCGAGTTCACCGGCGAGTTTGTCGTTTCGCGCCGCGAGTTTGGCCGCGTCCGCCTTGAGCTTCTTGTTCTCGGCCCGCAGCCGGGCCAACTCCTCCGATTCGGCGTCCTTCTTCGGTTTACCGGTCGACGCGGCCAGGGTTCCGTTGTCTTGCTGCTTGCGCCAGTGCTCGATATGCGAGTGGTACAGCTTCTCGGTGCGCAGCAGGGCACCGCGTTCGGGGCTGCCCTCGGGCAGCGCGTCGTAGGCCGCGAGGATCCGCGTCTTGTAGGCCGCGGTGAACGTCCGGCGCACCGGCCGGCTCGGCCGCTTATCGGTCACGTGACCATTTTGCCCCGTCATGGCGGTCTGATCAGCGAAGGTCATTGTCACTGTCTTGGTGGTCCCGTCTCGCCCTGCTTCACATCAAAATGACTCATACGTCTATGTCTCACAGCAGTCTGACAGAGAGGGATCCGGGTGGTGGTCTCATCGACATGCAGCACGTGCGCCAGCGTCAGGAGCGCGCGGATCACCTTGATGCCGTCGGCGACCAGGGTGGCGGCCTCGGCCAGGATCGACGACACCCAGCCCGGCGAGACCCGGGCTCCGGTGACGTCAGCGATCAACTGGGCGCAGCGTTCCACCGGCACGTGCTGGAACACCAGCAGATAGGCGGCCAGTGCTCGCAGATTCGGCCCGTACGACGATGGCGCGCCTGCCACCGTCTCGGGCATGTCCGCGCTGGTGAGGCGGCCGCACCCGCCGCATCGGCACCGATGCGCGCGGTGCTCGGTCACCGTGACGGTGGCCAGGGGAATGTCGCGGACCTGGCGGCGCGAATAGCCCACGCTGTCGGTGGCCGACAGCTCCTTCCCGCATCCGCCACAGGCGGCCGGGACGTGGTCTTCGACCTCGTCGGGGGTATCGACCATGGCCAGGCCGCTTCCCGGTGCTCCGGGCTGGCGGCCCCGTTTGCGCCCGCTCTTGGCCGTCGGCTTTTTGTCCGGCCGGACGAAGGTGTCACTGGACGGCGGCAGCGAGGAGTTCCCCGAGTTGCGGCCCTGCCTGCGTTCCAGCTCGGCGACCCGCGCGGTCAGCCGCTCAACCGTCGCTTCCAGCTGCGCGATCGTCTCCCGCTGAGCCTCGATCGTGGCCATCTGCCGGACCACCAACGCGGCCAGCTCGTCATACGACGGGCGGCGATCCGGGGTCTTCGGCACCCAAAGATCATCCCACCGCGCGGGCGGTGCTCACACCATGATCGCGAACCTCTGAATGCCTACACAAAAGATGCGATTAATCGGCCAAGAATACTAAAATCCTGAGCCGATTAATCATTTTATTAACGCAGATCCACCCAGAAGGTGTCTCCTCTGAGCCTGAATCCACCGAGCGTCTTTGAATGATCGTTTCTAAGTTCGATTCCTCCATGAGGGCCGTTTCTCTCGGTGTTCGGCAGGTGGAGTCCTGTTTTCGGGCGTGATGGGGCCGCCGCTGGCGGGTTCTGCGGCTTGTCCGGGTCATGCGGTTCGGGGCGGTCGGTGGCGGTGTCGCCGGTGGCTGGGTAGGCCGTCAAGGTGCTGGCGGGGTGGTGCCTGTGAGATGGGATATCAAGCGGCTCGGGCGAGCGGTGGCGAGCGAAGCGCGTCGAAGAGGTTCATCCAGGCGGGCTGCCAGGGCCAGTGGCCGGGCAGGTGGAGGGTGATATGGCCGCGCCCGTGCCGGGCGAGGCGGGCGGGTACGGCGATGAGGTGGCGGCGCAGAGTGGCTCCACGTGCTCGTGCGCAGCGGGCTCCGGACAGGCAACCGGCGGCGCGGAGCAGGTTGTGGCTGATCGTGGCCAGTGCCAGCCAGGCGGCGTTGGCCGCGAAATTACCGGAGGGCAGGTGAGCCAGCGGCCCGGAGATCAGATCGGCGAAGATCTGCTCGATGATCGCGTGATCACGATGCTGTCCTTCGGCCTGGATCAGCTCATACGGAGTGTCGGTGAACACGGCGTGGTAGCGATAGCACGGGTGGTGGCCGGGGTCGGTCTGCTCACCCAGTCGTTTGACCCGGCGCACGATCAGGCGGGCGGTTACGGCCTGCCCCTTCTTGGAGGTGAACGCGGTGTAGCGGGTCTCGGCGACCTCGGCATCGGAGATCCACTGCCCGGATTCCTCGTCCAAGATGGCGTTGGGGTAGCTGATCGGGGTCCAGGCGCCCTGGGGGATCGCGGCGATCGCCGCCTTGATTTTGGGGTCCATCTTCGCGGTGAAGGAGAACCGGACATCGGCTCGCCGGCAGGCGCCGATGACCTTGGCGCTGTAGTAGGCCGCATCGCCTCGGCAGAGCAGGATGCCGGTGGCTCCGGCCTCCCGGGCCGTATTGATCGACTCGGTCACGAAGGTGTCTGCGCCGCGGGCGGAGTTGGCGGTGCCGCCGCGCAACCGACTGGCGGTGATGACCGGGGCGGCCAGTGGGGTGGACAGGGCCGAGGCGAGCACGTTGAGACCGCGGACCCGCAGGCTCTTGCCTTGAATCTTGGTGTGCCCGAACCCGGCGCCCTGTTTGGTCGGCCCGTAAATCCGTTTTTGCATCGAGTCCAGATCGAGGAACGCCAGCACGTCCACGCCGGGCAGCAGCGGTGTGTGCGCGGCCAGACGGGCCAGCAGGCGGCGGCCGACCTTCCCGATCTGCCGCACGTTGCCCCACGTCAGACAGCGCAGAAACGACCCGAGCGTGGAGGGGGCGCGGATCCCGGCAAACAACTTATCCATCCCGCCGTGGCGCAGCACGTCCAGATCATCGATGCTGTCGGCCCCGGCGATCATCCCGGCCACGATCGAGCCGATTTTCAGCGGGGCATTCACCCCGAGTCGGT
This DNA window, taken from Streptosporangium album, encodes the following:
- a CDS encoding transposase, translated to MTDKRPSRPVRRTFTAAYKTRILAAYDALPEGSPERGALLRTEKLYHSHIEHWRKQQDNGTLAASTGKPKKDAESEELARLRAENKKLKADAAKLAARNDKLAGELGKTRTALDIAGKAFALLENISSSADSDES
- a CDS encoding IS1380 family transposase; protein product: MRLSHAPAHTHAIFDDQHTVAYAGLLPVMRLAERCDLAGLAQEHVTIADRLGVNAPLKIGSIVAGMIAGADSIDDLDVLRHGGMDKLFAGIRAPSTLGSFLRCLTWGNVRQIGKVGRRLLARLAAHTPLLPGVDVLAFLDLDSMQKRIYGPTKQGAGFGHTKIQGKSLRVRGLNVLASALSTPLAAPVITASRLRGGTANSARGADTFVTESINTAREAGATGILLCRGDAAYYSAKVIGACRRADVRFSFTAKMDPKIKAAIAAIPQGAWTPISYPNAILDEESGQWISDAEVAETRYTAFTSKKGQAVTARLIVRRVKRLGEQTDPGHHPCYRYHAVFTDTPYELIQAEGQHRDHAIIEQIFADLISGPLAHLPSGNFAANAAWLALATISHNLLRAAGCLSGARCARARGATLRRHLIAVPARLARHGRGHITLHLPGHWPWQPAWMNLFDALRSPPLARAA
- a CDS encoding DUF6444 domain-containing protein, which translates into the protein MPKTPDRRPSYDELAALVVRQMATIEAQRETIAQLEATVERLTARVAELERRQGRNSGNSSLPPSSDTFVRPDKKPTAKSGRKRGRQPGAPGSGLAMVDTPDEVEDHVPAACGGCGKELSATDSVGYSRRQVRDIPLATVTVTEHRAHRCRCGGCGRLTSADMPETVAGAPSSYGPNLRALAAYLLVFQHVPVERCAQLIADVTGARVSPGWVSSILAEAATLVADGIKVIRALLTLAHVLHVDETTTRIPLCQTAVRHRRMSHFDVKQGETGPPRQ